The following coding sequences lie in one Spinacia oleracea cultivar Varoflay chromosome 1, BTI_SOV_V1, whole genome shotgun sequence genomic window:
- the LOC110800067 gene encoding hypersensitive-induced response protein-like protein 1, giving the protein MGNLLCCVQIDQSTVAIKESFGKYDDVLEPGCHCVPWFIGQQIAGKLSLRVQQLDVRCETKTKDNVFVNVVASIQYRALAEKANDAFYKLSNTRSQIQAYVFDVIRGTVPRLNVDDVFEQKSEIAKAVADELEKAMSHYGFEIVQTLIVDIEPDEHVKRAMNEINAAARLRVAAGDKAEAEKIIQIKKAEGEAESKYLSGLGIARQRQAIVDGLRDSVLGFSGNVPGTSAKDVMDMILVTQYFDTMKEIGAASKSSTVFIPHGPGAVRDVATQIRDGLLQGQASSSSSSH; this is encoded by the exons ATGGGAAACTTGTTATGCTGCGTTCAAATTGACCAGTCCACGGTTGCCATTAAGGAGAGCTTTGGGAAATATGATGATGTGCTTGAACCAGGGTGCCATTGTGTCCCCTGGTTCATTGGTCAGCAGATAGCAGGCAAGCTTAGTCTTCGTGTACAACAGTTGGATGTACGCTGTGAGACCAAGACCAAG GACAATGTGTTTGTCAATGTTGTTGCATCCATTCAATATCGTGCCCTTGCTGAGAAGGCAAATGATGCATTTTACAAGCTCAGCAACACTCGTTCCCAAATTCAGGCCTATGTTTTCGATG TGATCAGAGGCACTGTTCCAAGGCTCAATGTGGATGATGTGTTTGAGCAGAAGAGTGAAATTGCCAAAGCAGTTGCTGATGAACTCGAAAAA GCAATGTCTCACTATGGGTTTGAGATAGTTCAAACGCTGATTGTTGATATTGAACCTGATGAACATGTGAAGCGTGCCATGAATGAAATCAATGCTG CTGCAAGACTGAGGGTGGCAGCAGGTGACAAAGCCGAGGCAGAGAAGATCATACAGATAAAAAAAGCAGAAGGAGAAGCAGAGTCAAAGTACCTATCAGGACTTGGTATTGCTAGGCAGAGACAAGCAATTGTTGATGGTCTTAGAGATAGTGTATTGGGATTCTCAGGTAATGTTCCTGGGACAAGTGCCAAGGATGTTATGGATATGATCCTTGTCACACAATACTTCGACACAATGAAAGAAATAGGTGCAGCTTCCAAATCATCAACTGTATTCATCCCTCATGGCCCTGGTGCTGTGCGTGATGTTGCCACACAGATCAGAGATGGACTTCTTCAAGGACAagcgtcatcatcatcatcat
- the LOC110800069 gene encoding uncharacterized protein yields the protein MTESSEPIIQQIEPPTSRNNQRTTNVPLFGMPQSLGPPRETPQPRAMATPSQGQGIPVPTSASLARLGAQFSPDQMRTAIEVLTFLTQTTPQAQVMRTAPEVEVEQRRKRPRPQNSPNVWRRNLQQEMEGADSQEYEAESITPSRAQPRARTEQAPSQRHHSGSGMPNPTRAIVKPDNSPFCDEILSEKMEKIKMPTCKYSGKSDPTNHLSAFGGHMMLYTNTDSMWCKVFPSTLEGIAQSWFGKIPKGTITSFRQLAILFRTQYVANIARERMTGELMSVIQGPQESLREYISRFNMEASNIPKLQQEVAVLAMMTGLRDGEFKSYLGRKSFTTLAEVLGKANEFIKSEEIGRATSRRYVASGNNYGSQSKKEPYKKEYPDKRENQQPRKDWHGQVRGRGSEFKTEKRGKFNEYTPLVASRTQIFAISKEDEKWQRPPKMYNKYRDTKKYCDFHKDHGHLTEECTHLKDNIEDLIRRGYLTQFKAKSSYSRTYENRDDEGRFDNRKTEQKQNHPADQKRSNDILVITGGPVYASTTASGAKASVSEFKHQVNYHNSGKWPAPPKIPQCTFTEDDCKGIIYPHDDPMVLALDVANRKIHRILIDGGSSANILFWPAFQEL from the coding sequence ATGACTGAGTCAAGCGAACCGATAATCCAGCAGATAGAACCACCCACCTCAAGAAACAACCAGAGAACCACAAACGTACCTTTGTTCGGCATGCCTCAGAGTCTTGGTCCGCCAAGAGAGACACCACAACCCAGAGCTATGGCAACCCCTAGCCAGGGCCAGGGCATCCCAGTTCCAACCAGTGCCTCACTAGCACGGTTGGGGGCACAGTTCTCACCCGACCAGATGCGCACAGCCATAGAAGTCCTGACCTTCCTTACTCAGACAACACCACAAGCCCAGGTCATGAGGACAGCCCCAGAGGTTGAGGTTGAGCAGAGGAGAAAGCGTCCCAGACCCCAAAACAGTCCGAACGTCTGGAGGAGGAATCTGCAGCAGGAGATGGAAGGGGCTGACAGCCAAGAATATGAGGCAGAAAGTATCACGCCTAGCAGAGCTCAACCCAGAGCAAGGACCGAACAAGCACCCAGCCAGAGGCACCACTCCGGGTCAGGTATGCCAAATCCCACCCGAGCAATAGTTAAACCTGATAATTCCCCCTTCTGTGATGAGATACTCTCggaaaaaatggaaaagataaaaatgcCCACCTGCAAATATTCCGGAAAGTCAGACCCAACGAATCACCTCTCTGCCTTTGGAGGACACATGATGCTATATACCAACACAGACTCTATGTGGTGTAAGGTCTTCCCTTCCACTCTGGAGGGGATAGCACAGAGCTGGTTCGGTAAAATACCCAAGGGCACCATAACCTCTTTCCGGCAGTTAGCCATCTTGTTTCGCACCCAATATGTGGCAAACATTGCCAGAGAAAGGATGACAGGGGAGCTGATGTCAGTCATCCAAGGACCTCAGGAATCTCTGAGGGAGTACATATCCAGATTCAATATGGAGGCATCGAATATACCCAAGTTACAGCAAGAGGTAGCAGTCCTGGCTATGATGACTGGTCTGCGGGATGGAGAATTCAAGAGCTATCTGGGCAGAAAGTCATTCACAACCCTGGCAGAGGTACTGGGGAAGGCAAATGAATTTATAAAAAGTGAAGAGATTGGCAGAGCAACCTCACGACGATATGTGGCAAGTGGGAACAATTACGGTAGTCAGAGCAAAAAAGAGCCGTACAAAAAAGAATACCCAGACAAAAGAGAAAATCAGCAGCCCAGAAAAGATTGGCACGGGCAGGTCAGAGGAAGAGGTAGTGAGTTCAAAACTGAAAAGCGAGGCAAATTCAACGAATACACTCCTCTGGTTGCATCCAGAACCCAGATTTTTGCTATCAGCAAGGAGGATGAGAAATGGCAGAGACCACCGAAAATGTACAACAAATACAGGGACACGAAGAAGTACTGTGATTTTCACAAGGATCATGGTCATCTCACAGAGGAATGCACTCACCTGAAAGATAACATTGAGGACCTGATCCGAAGGGGGTACCTAACACAATTTAAGGCAAAGAGCTCATATAGCAGGACCTACGAAAACAGGGATGATGAGGGTCGATTTGATAACAGAAAGACAGAGCAAAAGCAGAACCACCCAGCAGATCAGAAGAGGTCAAATGATATACTGGTCATAACAGGAGGACCAGTTTACGCTAGTACTACAGCCAGCGGTGCTAAGGCCAGTGTGAGCGAATTTAAACACCAGGTTAATTACCATAACTCAGGAAAATGGCCTGCCCCTCCAAAAATCCCACAGTGCACCTTTACAGAAGATGATTGTAAGGGCATAATTTATCCCCATGATGACCCAATGGTGTTAGCTCTGGATGTGGCTAACAGAAAAAtccatcgaatcctgatagacgGAGGAAGCTCTGCAAACATTCTATTCTGGCCAGCTTTCCAAGAGCTGTAG